In Phragmites australis chromosome 16, lpPhrAust1.1, whole genome shotgun sequence, one DNA window encodes the following:
- the LOC133895793 gene encoding protein PHR1-LIKE 2-like, translating to MFPGLIHRLPDTADADAMRGHGGGPSVVLTADPKPRLRWTADLHDRFVDAVAQLGGPEKATPKTIMKTMGVKGLTLFHLKSHLQKYRLGRQSGKELTEQSKDASYLMEAQSGTNLSPGVPTPDLKESQEVKEALRAQMEVQRRLHEQVEVQKHMQIRMEANQKYIDTILEKAFKIVSEQLSGMSISDHDLSDPSSAGIMCSPADPLSSSVFHQLSVFPGGKALPSDAVDGHLFFEKPPELKRKLR from the exons ATGTTCCCCGGCCTGATCCACCGCCTCCCGGAcaccgccgacgccgacgcgatgcgcgggcacggcggcggcccGAGCGTGGTGCTGACGGCCGACCCCAAGCCCAGGCTCCGCTGGACGGCCGACCTCCACGACCGGTTCGTCGACGCAGTCGCCCAGCTCGGCGGCCCCGAGA AAGCGACACCAAAAACTATCATGAAGACAATGGGTGTGAAGGGCCTCACCCTTTTTCACTTGAAAAGTCATCTTCAG AAATACCGATTGGGAAGGCAGTCCGGCAAAGAGTTGACGGAGCAATCGAAAGATG CTTCTTATCTGATGGAGGCTCAAAGTGGAACAAATTTATCTCCTGGAGTTCCTACTCCAGATTTGAAAGA GAGTCAAGAAGTCAAAGAAGCACTGAGAGCACAAATGGAAGTGCAACGAAGATTGCATGAACAAGTGGAg GTTCAGAAGCATATGCAGATCCGAATGGAGGCGAACCAGAAGTACATCGACACAATACTAGAGAAGGCATTCAAGATAGTATCTGAGCAACTGAGTGGCATGAGCATATCTGACCATGACCTGTCAGATCCATCCTCTGCCGGGATCATGTGTAGCCCTGCAGATCCCTTGAGCTCCTCAGTTTTCCATCAGCTCTCCGTCTTCCCTGGGGGCAAAGCCCTTCCATCTGATGCCGTCGATGGGCATCTGTTCTTCGAGAAGCCACCTGAACTCAAGCGCAAGTTACGTTGA